The following are encoded in a window of Ruminiclostridium herbifermentans genomic DNA:
- a CDS encoding ABC transporter permease, with amino-acid sequence MDKANVVVSKAQTFIPQKKGFMYYLKRDKYLYLLLIFPVAYFVIFKYLPMYGVVIAFKEYNIFLPVWESPWIGFDAFKEVFRTNDFWRALRNTFMLNGLDLLLGFPAPIILAIIINELRSKWFKRVSQTMLYLPHFLSWVIIGGMVLQIFAPNFGLIDNIVKSLGFESIPFLTEKWPWVATYTAVGIWQNAGWGMIIYLAAIAGINSELYEAAEVDGAGRLRRIWNITLPCIRGTIIILFILNIGRISMIGFDRPFILGNASVKDFSDVISTYVYRVGLQSSRYNIATAVGLFQSLVGLVFLTVSNYITNKSGEEGIW; translated from the coding sequence ATGGATAAGGCTAATGTTGTTGTATCAAAAGCTCAAACATTTATTCCTCAAAAGAAAGGGTTTATGTACTACTTAAAAAGGGATAAATATTTATATCTCCTTTTAATATTTCCTGTTGCATACTTTGTTATATTCAAGTATTTGCCAATGTATGGGGTAGTTATTGCTTTTAAAGAATACAATATATTTTTACCAGTATGGGAAAGCCCTTGGATTGGTTTTGATGCTTTCAAAGAAGTTTTTAGAACCAATGATTTTTGGAGAGCATTGAGAAATACTTTTATGCTCAATGGTCTAGACCTGCTTTTGGGATTCCCTGCACCTATAATTCTTGCAATAATTATTAATGAATTAAGGTCAAAGTGGTTTAAGAGAGTTTCTCAAACAATGCTGTACCTTCCCCATTTCTTATCATGGGTAATAATAGGAGGAATGGTACTTCAAATATTCGCACCCAACTTTGGTTTGATAGATAATATAGTTAAGTCATTAGGATTTGAATCAATTCCTTTCTTAACAGAGAAGTGGCCTTGGGTAGCTACCTATACAGCAGTTGGAATATGGCAAAATGCTGGATGGGGAATGATAATATATCTTGCAGCTATTGCTGGTATAAACTCAGAATTATATGAGGCTGCTGAAGTGGATGGGGCTGGTAGGTTGCGAAGAATTTGGAATATTACTCTTCCTTGTATAAGAGGTACTATAATTATCTTATTCATATTAAACATAGGCAGAATATCCATGATAGGCTTTGATCGTCCGTTTATTCTTGGAAATGCTTCAGTTAAGGATTTTTCTGATGTAATTAGTACATATGTTTATAGAGTTGGTCTGCAATCATCAAGATATAATATAGCTACTGCTGTTGGACTATTCCAGTCGCTTGTTGGGTTAGTATTTTTGACAGTTTCAAACTATATAACCAATAAAAGCGGTGAAGAAGGTATCTGGTAA
- a CDS encoding carbohydrate ABC transporter permease, which translates to MGAKVSNKIFDFFIILITSISALLCLLPLVNVLATSLSSTSAILASKVYFLPVETTFESYKALLRDNSMIWSLVFTTLLTVGYTALAMLLTICAAYPLTKKRLKGRNAILLMIIFTMYFSGGIIPEYILAKNLNIINTVWSLVLPGAISAYNLIVLKSFFTSLPDSLEESAILDGCNDIGVLFRIVLPLSKPVLATLSLFYAVGKWNSFMDALFYITDSKLYPLQLKLYQIIVNSQGIDASIGENNMSQNVLPESLEAACVIFATVPIILVYPWLQKYFVTGIMVGSVKG; encoded by the coding sequence ATGGGGGCCAAAGTTAGTAACAAAATTTTTGATTTCTTTATTATTTTAATAACTAGTATTTCTGCTCTTTTATGTTTGCTGCCTTTAGTAAACGTATTAGCTACATCATTGAGTTCTACTTCGGCGATTCTGGCTTCTAAGGTTTATTTTCTGCCAGTAGAAACTACATTTGAGTCGTATAAAGCTCTGTTAAGAGATAATTCTATGATATGGTCACTTGTATTTACAACTTTATTAACAGTGGGATACACTGCACTTGCTATGCTACTAACTATATGTGCTGCATATCCGCTTACTAAAAAGAGATTAAAGGGAAGAAATGCCATTTTGTTAATGATTATCTTTACAATGTATTTTAGTGGTGGAATAATTCCTGAGTATATCCTTGCAAAAAATTTAAACATAATAAACACAGTATGGAGTTTAGTTCTGCCTGGAGCAATAAGTGCTTATAACTTAATTGTTTTAAAATCTTTCTTTACTTCATTACCAGATAGCCTTGAAGAGTCTGCTATTCTTGATGGCTGTAATGATATAGGTGTTCTTTTTAGGATTGTATTGCCTTTGTCTAAGCCAGTACTTGCAACATTAAGCCTTTTCTATGCAGTAGGTAAATGGAATAGCTTTATGGATGCGTTGTTTTACATAACAGATTCTAAATTATATCCTTTACAATTGAAGCTATATCAGATTATTGTAAATAGCCAAGGAATTGATGCTTCAATAGGTGAAAATAATATGTCTCAAAATGTACTGCCTGAAAGTCTCGAAGCTGCTTGTGTTATTTTTGCTACAGTGCCCATTATTCTAGTGTATCCATGGCTTCAGAAGTACTTTGTTACCGGTATAATGGTGGGTTCTGTAAAGGGATAA
- a CDS encoding extracellular solute-binding protein: MKNAKIRIASCALLLSIGLSTLVGCGGGSSEQASTSGSSPDSAKKADPVELTVEVFDRATPGYQADNNFQTKWIQDNFGTPNNINMKFIPILRTQEVEKLNVLMAANQAPDICFTYNDGVIYNYVKSGGLTDLGPILDEYGTNLKKYLGDELLSYGKFDGKQLAVPAKRVIEGCFAAYIRKDWLDKVGLPVPKTTEEWYTAMKAFADKDPGGLGDKNIPFAIWADPNNINWTSSMLLESFKEKITEEQRMTLPNWVVPGFKEGMRFMNKLYSEGIISPQFTLDKDGKQMEKDIAQGRVGFIINSYDFPLRPVPGVLTELQKNIPGADFIECDPFTNYEGKHPKMKYNPNGLYIVVPKSSKRAVEAIKYLEWMSDPEVLKFLQNGIKGEQYTDEQDGIPLNFFTNDQLPDDKKANFTDLSIIVNGKEFGDQERNIKSASYGYPGFEDRFQKAYEISLTDANYMPHFDSVIESQAKYSKTLADKDVEIFVKSITCKPADFDKTYDSLVADYMKAGGQEIVDEKLNILKSAK, encoded by the coding sequence ATGAAAAATGCAAAAATTAGAATTGCTAGTTGTGCACTTTTACTTTCCATTGGATTGTCAACATTAGTTGGCTGTGGTGGCGGTTCATCAGAACAAGCTAGTACAAGTGGAAGTTCTCCAGATTCTGCTAAGAAAGCAGATCCTGTAGAACTCACAGTCGAAGTTTTTGACAGAGCAACACCTGGATATCAAGCAGATAATAATTTCCAAACAAAATGGATCCAGGATAATTTTGGTACACCAAACAACATTAATATGAAATTCATTCCTATTCTTAGGACACAGGAAGTTGAAAAGCTGAACGTACTTATGGCTGCAAACCAGGCTCCTGACATCTGTTTTACTTACAATGACGGTGTAATATACAACTATGTTAAGAGTGGTGGTCTTACAGATTTAGGACCAATATTAGATGAGTATGGTACAAACCTGAAAAAATACCTTGGTGATGAATTACTTAGCTATGGTAAGTTTGATGGAAAACAATTAGCAGTTCCTGCTAAAAGAGTTATTGAGGGTTGTTTCGCAGCATACATACGTAAAGACTGGCTAGATAAAGTAGGTTTGCCTGTACCTAAGACTACTGAAGAGTGGTACACTGCTATGAAAGCTTTTGCAGATAAAGATCCAGGCGGATTGGGTGACAAGAATATACCTTTTGCTATTTGGGCTGACCCTAACAATATTAACTGGACATCATCAATGCTATTAGAGTCATTTAAAGAGAAAATCACTGAAGAACAGAGAATGACATTGCCAAACTGGGTAGTTCCTGGCTTTAAAGAGGGAATGAGATTCATGAACAAGCTTTATAGCGAAGGTATCATAAGCCCTCAGTTTACTTTAGATAAAGATGGAAAGCAGATGGAAAAAGATATTGCACAAGGAAGAGTAGGATTTATCATTAACTCATATGATTTCCCATTAAGACCTGTTCCTGGTGTATTAACAGAGTTACAGAAGAACATTCCAGGTGCAGATTTCATAGAATGTGATCCATTTACAAACTATGAAGGAAAACATCCAAAAATGAAGTATAATCCAAATGGATTATATATAGTAGTTCCAAAGTCAAGCAAACGTGCTGTAGAAGCTATTAAGTACCTTGAGTGGATGTCTGATCCTGAAGTTCTAAAATTCTTACAGAATGGTATTAAGGGTGAACAGTATACTGATGAACAAGATGGTATTCCACTAAACTTCTTTACAAACGATCAGCTACCTGATGATAAGAAAGCTAACTTTACAGATTTATCAATCATTGTTAACGGTAAAGAATTTGGTGACCAAGAAAGGAATATTAAATCAGCTTCTTATGGATACCCTGGATTTGAGGACCGTTTCCAGAAGGCTTATGAGATTTCTTTGACAGATGCAAACTATATGCCACACTTTGATTCAGTTATTGAATCTCAAGCTAAGTATTCAAAAACATTAGCTGACAAGGATGTAGAAATATTCGTTAAATCTATTACTTGTAAGCCAGCAGACTTTGATAAGACATACGATTCACTTGTTGCTGATTATATGAAAGCAGGCGGACAGGAAATAGTTGATGAGAAGTTAAATATACTTAAATCAGCTAAATAA